Genomic DNA from Pseudomonadota bacterium:
TCGGTCGTTATGGTCGAGTTGAGTCGAAGACGGTTGAGCATGAATTCAAACAGCACATCGTCTTCGCTCGAGGTCTCTAGCGTTATGGCGGTTGGTTCCAACAGATACTGTTTGGGGTGTTTGGGTTTGTGCGTGCGATGTGTTTGTCCGGCCTGCGAGATTTTGCCGTGAGCGCCGGCCCCGATACCCAGGTAGTCCCCAAACGTCCAATAGTTGAGATTGTGTCTACCGGGCTCGGCGCGTGTATAGGCAGACACCTCGTACTGTGTGAAGCCGTTGTCGGCGAGCCGATTTTGACATTCGTTTTGCATATCAAAACTCGCCTGGTCGTTGGGTAGCTTGGGCGGTCGCAGAGCGAACATTGTGTTGGGTTCGAGCGTGAGTTGATAATGAGATAGATGCGTCGGCGCAAGTGCGATGGCGGTGTCGATGTCGGTTAACGCCATGTCGAGCGTTTGCTCGGGCAGCGCGTACATCAAATCGAGATTAAGCTCAGGAAATCCCGCCTCTTGCACGGCAACGACGGCGCGACGTGCTTCGTCCGCCGAGTGAATACGGCCCAAACGCGCAAGCTGCTCGGTGGCAAAGCTCTGCACGCCCAACGAAATGCGGTTGACGCCGGCGGTTCGATAGTCGCTAAACCGGCCATGTTCAATG
This window encodes:
- the hemW gene encoding radical SAM family heme chaperone HemW, encoding MRRLPGLYVHLPWCIRKCPYCDFNSHAVRGTPPYDDYTAALCADLEHQAGRFAPSPFGSVFFGGGTPSLFDAPFIERVLDTAARVVGIEADAEITLEANPGAIEHGRFSDYRTAGVNRISLGVQSFATEQLARLGRIHSADEARRAVVAVQEAGFPELNLDLMYALPEQTLDMALTDIDTAIALAPTHLSHYQLTLEPNTMFALRPPKLPNDQASFDMQNECQNRLADNGFTQYEVSAYTRAEPGRHNLNYWTFGDYLGIGAGAHGKISQAGQTHRTHKPKHPKQYLLEPTAITLETSSEDDVLFEFMLNRLRLNSTITTEELNAIDGYAEGQFGAKFDRASSKKLLIQQPDGGWSKTALGTRFLNDLQEIFLP